Proteins encoded together in one Deltaproteobacteria bacterium window:
- the fdhE gene encoding formate dehydrogenase accessory protein FdhE yields the protein MNLHRRTIMLPAEKAQDLLAKRTAACRAKGVLPSDLLDLVSNVHALQLAAREQAQINLPEIPSDPLRHVQGAPLIERSAFPHDRAQALELFSKLVDTVSAINQPLAGACEVLSAAVADKNLDLDQAMQAHLRGDENFFTTWAGRTPMTPRMLPMLIQAAMTPSIERAAELLSASLDPSTTWPHGHCPVCGGLPIMSDLREKEGFRFNICGFCHAEYRAIRMQCPYCLETDPAKLEFYDAKEEPGFRINACKSCNMYIKVTDFRAMDRRSLPLIDDLESLSLDILARKKNLKRPTLSAWGF from the coding sequence ATGAATCTTCACCGGAGGACCATCATGCTCCCAGCCGAAAAAGCCCAGGATCTCCTTGCAAAACGGACCGCGGCCTGTCGTGCCAAGGGCGTCCTGCCATCCGACCTCCTTGATCTCGTCAGCAACGTCCACGCCCTGCAGCTCGCCGCGCGGGAACAGGCCCAAATCAACCTTCCCGAGATTCCCTCCGACCCGCTGCGTCACGTCCAGGGCGCGCCCTTGATCGAGCGGTCCGCGTTTCCCCATGACCGAGCCCAGGCCCTGGAACTTTTTTCCAAATTGGTGGACACGGTGTCGGCGATCAACCAGCCCCTGGCCGGCGCCTGCGAGGTCCTTTCCGCGGCGGTGGCGGACAAAAACCTTGATCTGGATCAGGCCATGCAGGCCCACCTGCGCGGAGACGAAAACTTTTTCACGACCTGGGCCGGTCGCACCCCGATGACGCCCCGCATGCTGCCCATGCTCATCCAAGCCGCCATGACCCCGTCCATCGAACGGGCCGCCGAGCTGCTGTCCGCCTCCCTCGACCCATCCACGACCTGGCCCCATGGCCACTGTCCGGTCTGTGGCGGCCTGCCGATCATGTCCGACCTGCGGGAAAAGGAAGGGTTCCGGTTCAACATCTGCGGATTTTGTCACGCCGAGTACCGTGCCATCCGCATGCAATGCCCGTACTGTCTGGAAACAGACCCGGCCAAGCTGGAATTCTACGATGCCAAGGAAGAACCGGGATTTCGGATCAACGCCTGCAAAAGCTGCAACATGTACATCAAGGTCACGGACTTCCGGGCCATGGACCGCAGAAGCCTGCCCCTGATCGACGATCTGGAATCCCTGAGTCTGGATATTCTGGCCCGGAAAAAGAACCTCAAACGCCCCACCCTTTCGGCCTGGGGATTTTAG
- a CDS encoding molybdenum cofactor guanylyltransferase, with protein sequence MIGVVLAGGKSSRLGQDKTAVTYQGETLLERSARLLGACCDRVFVSCRDPRIVPPGLAVIEDETERVGPLGGITTVLRRLDGPICVLACDLPFMERRFLDALLAARETRPVECVMTAWQQRETGFIESLVAIYEPAALPLLEEGIAAGHFKLSRLVPPRLRHTLVYGPEDSRFFFNVNYPRDLGQLRPDLTSA encoded by the coding sequence ATGATCGGCGTGGTGTTGGCGGGAGGCAAATCCTCCCGGCTGGGTCAAGACAAAACCGCTGTCACGTACCAGGGGGAAACGCTGCTGGAACGCTCGGCCCGGCTGCTTGGCGCGTGCTGCGATCGGGTTTTTGTGTCCTGCCGCGATCCGCGCATTGTTCCGCCGGGTCTGGCCGTGATCGAGGACGAAACCGAACGTGTCGGCCCCCTGGGCGGAATCACCACGGTCCTGCGCCGCCTGGATGGGCCGATCTGCGTTCTGGCATGTGATCTGCCCTTCATGGAGCGCAGATTTCTGGACGCCCTGCTCGCGGCTCGCGAAACACGGCCCGTGGAATGTGTCATGACCGCTTGGCAACAGCGGGAAACCGGATTCATCGAAAGCCTGGTGGCCATCTACGAACCGGCCGCCCTCCCCTTGCTCGAAGAAGGAATCGCGGCCGGCCATTTCAAACTCAGCCGCCTCGTTCCACCACGGCTCCGCCACACCCTCGTCTACGGACCCGAGGACAGCCGTTTTTTCTTCAATGTCAATTACCCCCGGGATCTGGGACAACTGCGGCCAGACCTCACTTCCGCCTGA
- a CDS encoding DoxX family membrane protein, which produces MTTILIRLATHPALSLILRLYLAWIFIYASLYKIMFPAEFADNIAAYLLAPHWLVNPLAVFMPWLELVSGLFLLAGVRVRAACVLICGMLVMFIVAIVTALVQATPIGCGCFQSIGDPVSWWTVSRDVAWLGMGVHVYLYDRLIHLDRLFSLEPKELGL; this is translated from the coding sequence ATGACCACGATTCTGATCCGCTTGGCGACCCATCCTGCGTTGTCCCTGATCCTGCGCCTTTATCTGGCCTGGATTTTTATTTACGCCAGCCTGTACAAGATCATGTTCCCAGCGGAATTCGCGGACAATATCGCCGCGTACCTGCTGGCTCCCCATTGGCTGGTCAACCCCCTGGCCGTGTTCATGCCCTGGCTGGAGCTGGTCAGCGGGCTCTTTCTTCTGGCCGGAGTCCGGGTCCGGGCGGCGTGCGTGCTGATCTGTGGCATGCTGGTCATGTTCATCGTGGCCATCGTCACGGCCCTGGTCCAGGCCACGCCCATCGGCTGCGGATGTTTTCAGAGCATCGGCGACCCCGTGTCCTGGTGGACGGTGTCGCGGGACGTGGCCTGGCTGGGCATGGGCGTCCATGTGTATCTTTATGACAGACTGATCCATCTGGATCGGCTGTTCAGCCTTGAACCGAAGGAGCTTGGCCTGTGA
- a CDS encoding rhodanese-like domain-containing protein: MSPDPAQPVSCAADMERARYHFQILADTAADLSGLRHPHKILESFLLSAQGGVGARGGFAAILGSRPEDFHLVTSPRSEHAALASVEDLTLSVREMAEGRKIPFFVPCLPTCPHFSRCELLLVCPLGDHWHGLLGLEGGMRGVPYDDEERQLLTGLALLFQTSLRFALFSTQIELLNVELRKRNDTLDRQVFHLSALRELSQEITRTDLADVAENLLLTVLGHFSRSQGLILIHDRDSGAVTKSVKGVETSWTLSPGEVDRLFFLCLAGARNKHFQPLQVEPVETLAAVSELPIGFVPRRAFLFMLREQLYGVVLLGAGLGPDIPGEDDMLLTFLSQAVLLLKNADSFATIRTLNADLVAQNEELRRTINELTRAKDHINVLEAAGRRIAGIVHRRSEQLLRMRWVDFALIIGLSLGMGFIFNHQSPWGIPLIEPAGPNIPTIGVDAARVLVDQDGAILIDARPREFYEVGHAQGAVNIPAQLFDLVYMMQMAAEDPERPIVIYGRSRSRHYDSIVARKFLSRDHERVLIVEGDMPLTKTTDEP; the protein is encoded by the coding sequence TTGAGCCCCGATCCCGCCCAGCCCGTGTCCTGCGCGGCGGACATGGAACGCGCCAGGTATCATTTCCAGATCCTGGCCGACACCGCGGCCGATCTCAGCGGCCTGCGTCATCCGCACAAAATTCTCGAATCCTTCCTGCTTTCGGCCCAGGGCGGCGTTGGCGCGCGCGGCGGCTTCGCGGCCATTCTCGGCTCGCGGCCCGAGGATTTTCATCTGGTGACCAGCCCCAGATCGGAGCATGCCGCGTTGGCCTCGGTCGAGGATCTGACCCTGTCCGTCCGGGAAATGGCGGAGGGGCGGAAGATTCCCTTCTTTGTGCCCTGCCTGCCAACCTGTCCGCATTTTTCGCGATGCGAGCTGTTGCTGGTTTGTCCCTTGGGCGACCACTGGCACGGTCTGCTTGGCCTGGAAGGCGGGATGCGCGGCGTTCCCTACGACGACGAGGAACGCCAGCTGCTGACCGGGTTGGCGCTTCTGTTTCAGACCAGCCTCCGATTCGCCTTGTTTTCGACCCAAATCGAGCTGCTCAATGTCGAGCTGCGAAAACGCAACGATACCCTGGACCGGCAGGTTTTTCATCTCAGCGCCCTGCGCGAACTCTCCCAGGAAATCACGCGGACCGACCTGGCCGACGTGGCCGAGAATTTGCTTTTGACCGTGCTGGGTCATTTTTCCAGGTCGCAGGGACTGATTCTGATTCATGATCGCGACAGCGGCGCCGTCACCAAAAGCGTCAAGGGCGTCGAGACATCCTGGACGCTTTCGCCCGGCGAAGTGGACCGGCTTTTTTTTCTGTGCCTGGCAGGGGCCCGGAACAAGCATTTCCAGCCTCTCCAGGTGGAGCCCGTGGAAACCCTGGCCGCCGTGTCCGAACTGCCCATTGGCTTTGTTCCGCGGCGCGCCTTTTTGTTCATGTTGCGCGAGCAGCTTTATGGCGTGGTGTTGCTCGGGGCTGGTCTTGGTCCGGACATACCGGGCGAGGACGACATGTTGCTGACATTCTTGTCCCAGGCCGTGCTTCTGCTCAAGAATGCCGACTCCTTTGCCACCATTCGGACCCTGAACGCCGATTTGGTGGCGCAAAACGAGGAGCTGCGGCGCACCATCAACGAACTGACCCGCGCCAAGGACCATATCAACGTGCTCGAGGCGGCCGGACGGCGCATCGCCGGCATTGTGCATCGCCGCAGCGAGCAGTTGCTTCGGATGCGCTGGGTGGATTTCGCGCTGATCATCGGGCTGAGTCTTGGCATGGGTTTTATTTTCAATCACCAAAGTCCCTGGGGGATTCCGCTCATCGAACCGGCGGGTCCGAACATCCCAACCATTGGCGTGGACGCGGCGCGGGTCTTGGTGGACCAGGATGGCGCCATCCTGATCGATGCCCGGCCCCGGGAGTTTTATGAAGTCGGTCACGCCCAGGGCGCGGTCAACATCCCGGCCCAGCTGTTCGATCTGGTGTACATGATGCAAATGGCGGCCGAGGACCCGGAGCGGCCCATTGTCATCTATGGTCGCAGCCGCAGCCGGCATTACGACAGTATCGTGGCCCGGAAATTTTTGAGCCGGGATCACGAGCGGGTGCTGATCGTGGAGGGAGATATGCCGCTCACGAAAACCACGGACGAGCCATGA
- a CDS encoding TlpA family protein disulfide reductase, with protein MTVFRLLVFVVLVAMASPALGGPVTVGDRILDLHLPVPADEAAQAELGVQGKKTFSLADLKADLIFLEVVGIYCPFCVKQAPGFKTLHGRLNKGKLKGRVAMFALAAGATEEEVKKLVGTGQYLFPVISDPDFAAHKALGDPLTPYTLVCRPDGTILYSHLGVVDDVNDLYQQIKGFLD; from the coding sequence ATGACAGTGTTCAGATTGCTGGTTTTTGTTGTGCTGGTGGCCATGGCAAGCCCGGCCCTGGGCGGCCCCGTGACGGTCGGGGACCGGATTTTGGATTTGCATCTGCCCGTGCCCGCCGATGAAGCGGCGCAAGCCGAGCTTGGCGTCCAGGGGAAAAAGACTTTTTCCCTGGCTGATCTCAAGGCCGATCTGATTTTTTTGGAAGTTGTGGGTATTTATTGCCCGTTTTGCGTGAAGCAGGCTCCGGGGTTCAAAACGCTGCATGGCCGTCTGAACAAGGGCAAGCTCAAGGGACGGGTGGCGATGTTCGCCCTGGCCGCCGGCGCCACGGAAGAGGAAGTGAAGAAACTGGTGGGCACGGGCCAGTATCTGTTTCCGGTGATCAGTGATCCGGATTTCGCCGCCCACAAGGCGCTGGGGGATCCCCTGACTCCGTATACCCTGGTGTGTCGTCCGGACGGAACCATTTTGTATTCCCACCTGGGTGTCGTCGACGACGTCAACGACCTGTATCAGCAAATCAAGGGGTTTTTGGATTGA
- a CDS encoding response regulator translates to MTHEKILVIDDEKATLKMFRLFLDVYGFEILTAESGEEGLEVFDREKPDIVLTDIKMPGMDGIQVLQEIKKRAPGTEVIVITGHGDMDLAIQALNLDAADFINKPIQRQSLEQGLSRAQERLKLARTRQNEVSTSQRGSVLVIHIQGVVGSHSEPYLREACGKAVDANLSRIVLDFDPNTSVNGAGIAILTQLVLENEKTGVEMVMAGLSENFRKIFGIVGLSRMVRIHDTLDQACA, encoded by the coding sequence ATGACGCACGAAAAAATACTCGTCATCGACGATGAGAAGGCTACCCTGAAAATGTTCAGGCTGTTCCTGGACGTGTACGGATTCGAGATTCTCACGGCGGAATCGGGAGAAGAGGGGCTTGAAGTGTTCGACAGGGAAAAACCGGACATCGTGCTGACGGACATCAAGATGCCGGGCATGGACGGAATCCAGGTCCTGCAGGAGATCAAAAAACGGGCTCCGGGAACCGAGGTTATCGTGATCACCGGCCACGGGGACATGGATTTGGCCATCCAAGCCCTGAATCTGGACGCGGCGGATTTCATCAACAAGCCCATCCAGCGGCAAAGCCTGGAACAGGGTCTGTCCCGGGCCCAGGAACGCCTCAAGCTGGCCCGGACCCGACAAAACGAGGTCAGCACCAGTCAACGGGGTTCCGTCCTGGTCATCCATATCCAGGGCGTTGTCGGCTCGCACAGCGAACCCTATCTGCGCGAGGCCTGCGGCAAGGCCGTGGACGCCAATCTGTCGCGGATCGTCTTGGACTTCGATCCCAACACCTCGGTCAACGGCGCGGGCATCGCCATCCTGACCCAGCTTGTTTTGGAAAACGAAAAAACCGGGGTGGAGATGGTCATGGCCGGGCTGTCCGAAAATTTTCGCAAGATTTTCGGGATCGTGGGCCTGTCGCGCATGGTCCGCATCCACGACACCCTGGATCAGGCCTGCGCCTGA
- a CDS encoding PAS domain S-box protein has protein sequence MKPYARISLKNKIFVSILAVILIISVTIALLARWILISGLTKELELRGVAVAHSIAERGGGFVLDKNYPELLSLIFEEARLMERQHMINYIFVLDRGNQMLAHTFTVPFPKPLSMANPVPETAMHSVRLVEHGDQTSYDIAVSMNEGLYRIGTVHVGLSKEHIDNLVSKLRFMFLGFISAVIVIIFYVSHRISRYITRPITRLTHISDELSKGNFDFNIDLGEGLDWAVTNCPAYKDTNMPCWHFDEQGCKSRTADGKTGQICATCMFYRKRQGDEVIQLADSFMSMVWSIRLYRKRLQESEMKYRSLFDSGPDPIFVVDCNTDLILDANPRAEELYEYGSGELLGMSFLKLGHDQVRECLASLDDAGTTSGCVYYPKILHYKKGERPFYVNMHACPISYSGAHAIIVAVTDITEMMEKDAQLVQAAKMKTLGEMSAGIAHEINQPLNAIKMGSEYLNLLIEQNMEVTEAQIRDMATEISQQVDRATDIINNLRAFGKKSGLVMEMVDMNEPIRGVLSIIGRQFSIQRINIRLELGSDLPPIKGHNNRLQQVFFNLLNNARDAIQEKMESEPGIWGDILVRTYVQDGRVNASFTDNGPGIPDGVRNKIFEPFFTTKQTGKGMGLGLAITYGIVRDYGGTITIDSKPGEGTTFILSFPTADMEIPSFTPTRMQA, from the coding sequence ATGAAGCCCTATGCCCGTATTTCGCTCAAGAACAAGATTTTCGTCTCCATCCTGGCGGTCATTCTGATCATCAGCGTGACCATCGCGCTGCTGGCCCGCTGGATTCTTATTTCCGGCCTGACCAAGGAGTTGGAGCTGCGCGGCGTGGCCGTGGCCCATTCCATCGCCGAGCGCGGTGGCGGGTTTGTGCTGGACAAGAATTATCCGGAGCTGCTCAGCCTCATTTTCGAGGAGGCGCGCCTGATGGAGCGCCAGCACATGATCAACTACATTTTCGTCCTTGATCGCGGCAACCAGATGCTGGCCCACACCTTCACCGTGCCCTTTCCCAAGCCGCTGAGCATGGCCAACCCCGTGCCCGAAACCGCCATGCACAGCGTGCGCCTGGTGGAACACGGCGACCAGACCTCCTACGACATCGCCGTGTCCATGAACGAAGGCCTGTACCGCATCGGCACGGTGCACGTCGGCCTGAGCAAGGAACACATCGATAACCTCGTGTCCAAGCTGCGGTTCATGTTCCTGGGCTTCATCTCGGCCGTGATCGTCATCATTTTTTATGTCAGCCACCGCATCTCGCGTTACATCACCCGGCCCATCACGCGTTTGACGCACATTTCCGATGAATTGAGCAAGGGCAATTTCGACTTCAACATCGACCTCGGCGAGGGCCTGGACTGGGCCGTGACCAACTGTCCGGCCTACAAGGACACGAACATGCCGTGCTGGCATTTCGACGAGCAGGGCTGCAAATCCCGGACCGCCGACGGCAAGACCGGCCAGATCTGCGCGACCTGCATGTTCTACCGCAAGCGACAGGGCGACGAGGTCATCCAACTGGCCGACTCCTTCATGAGCATGGTCTGGTCCATCCGGCTTTACCGCAAGCGGTTGCAGGAATCGGAGATGAAGTACCGCTCCCTGTTCGATTCCGGTCCCGATCCGATTTTTGTCGTCGATTGCAACACGGATTTGATCCTGGACGCCAACCCCCGCGCCGAGGAGCTCTACGAATACGGCTCGGGCGAGCTGCTGGGCATGTCCTTTTTAAAGCTCGGGCACGACCAGGTCCGGGAATGTCTGGCCTCCCTGGACGACGCGGGGACCACCAGCGGTTGCGTCTATTATCCGAAAATCCTGCATTACAAGAAGGGCGAGCGCCCGTTTTACGTCAATATGCACGCCTGTCCCATCAGCTACAGCGGCGCCCACGCCATCATCGTGGCCGTGACCGACATCACCGAAATGATGGAAAAAGACGCGCAGCTGGTCCAGGCCGCCAAGATGAAGACCCTGGGCGAGATGAGCGCCGGCATCGCCCACGAGATCAACCAGCCCTTGAACGCCATCAAGATGGGCAGCGAATACCTGAATCTGCTCATCGAGCAGAACATGGAGGTCACCGAGGCCCAGATCCGCGACATGGCCACGGAAATCAGCCAGCAAGTGGACCGGGCCACGGACATCATCAACAACCTGCGGGCCTTTGGCAAAAAATCCGGCCTGGTCATGGAAATGGTGGACATGAACGAGCCCATTCGCGGCGTGCTGTCCATCATCGGCCGGCAGTTCTCCATCCAGCGCATCAACATCCGCTTGGAACTGGGTTCGGACCTGCCGCCCATCAAGGGACACAACAACCGCCTGCAGCAGGTTTTTTTCAATCTGCTCAACAATGCCCGCGACGCCATCCAGGAAAAGATGGAGTCCGAGCCGGGTATCTGGGGCGACATCCTGGTCAGGACCTATGTCCAGGACGGCCGGGTCAACGCGTCGTTCACGGACAACGGGCCGGGTATTCCGGACGGGGTGCGCAACAAGATTTTCGAGCCGTTTTTCACCACCAAGCAAACCGGCAAGGGCATGGGTCTGGGGCTGGCCATAACCTATGGCATTGTGCGAGACTATGGTGGAACCATCACTATTGACAGCAAGCCGGGCGAGGGAACAACATTTATTCTGAGTTTCCCCACCGCCGACATGGAAATTCCCTCTTTCACCCCAACCAGGATGCAGGCATGA
- a CDS encoding transposase gives MNFQEFEKIVKNENSAKKYLLQFCWKNHQRFCPKCRARKLYALRQGRKRCSRCGYTFHDFSQRFVNNGNLTCQQWLRLIKLFELEAPTGRVAEQLNVSYNTAYKSVTTLRMAIMAHSLDARLIFRSIEGLDFGKSGKFHLDMSSKSSTRMPVFGIVERGPHVFVDLIPELDGDSIVHFKMNFHLKTASLGKIIYTDKFKQYAALLTGGSHLSSVYNIRHADKGLCIDSTKGFWSFSKDWFRRLKGISPRNFPLYIKELEFRYNHKNEDIFPILAEFLCAWVPDFEE, from the coding sequence ATGAATTTTCAAGAATTTGAAAAAATTGTAAAAAATGAAAATTCTGCAAAAAAATATCTGTTGCAATTTTGCTGGAAAAACCATCAGCGATTTTGCCCCAAATGCCGCGCCCGCAAACTCTACGCATTGCGCCAGGGGCGCAAACGCTGTTCCCGCTGCGGCTACACCTTCCACGATTTCAGCCAACGCTTCGTCAACAACGGCAACCTGACCTGCCAGCAATGGCTGCGGCTGATCAAGCTGTTTGAACTGGAAGCGCCCACCGGACGCGTGGCCGAACAGCTGAACGTGTCCTACAACACGGCCTACAAATCCGTGACCACCCTGCGCATGGCCATCATGGCCCATTCCCTGGACGCAAGGCTCATCTTCCGATCCATCGAGGGCCTGGACTTCGGAAAGTCGGGAAAATTCCATCTGGACATGAGCTCCAAAAGCAGCACGCGCATGCCTGTCTTCGGAATCGTCGAACGCGGCCCGCACGTTTTTGTCGATCTGATCCCCGAACTGGACGGCGACAGCATCGTCCATTTCAAAATGAATTTCCATCTGAAAACAGCCAGCCTGGGAAAAATCATATATACCGATAAATTCAAGCAGTACGCGGCCCTTTTGACCGGCGGCAGCCACCTTTCTTCCGTCTACAACATCCGCCATGCCGACAAGGGCCTGTGCATCGACTCGACCAAGGGATTCTGGTCCTTTTCCAAGGACTGGTTCCGACGCCTGAAGGGCATTTCCCCCCGCAACTTTCCACTCTACATCAAGGAGCTGGAATTCCGATACAATCATAAAAACGAAGATATCTTCCCCATTCTGGCGGAATTCCTGTGCGCCTGGGTGCCGGACTTTGAGGAATAA